A section of the Spirosoma pollinicola genome encodes:
- a CDS encoding PadR family transcriptional regulator, translated as MKRAFLGEFEEIVLLTVAVLDEGAYGVNVTQEIEQKTGRTVGFSTVHTTLQRLAEKGFLSSHMGGATAERGGRRKRFFTVTVAGRRALQDVKQVREELWNALPPQTLQLMGG; from the coding sequence ATGAAACGGGCCTTTTTAGGAGAGTTTGAAGAGATTGTGCTACTCACCGTTGCGGTACTGGACGAGGGAGCGTATGGCGTAAACGTTACGCAGGAGATCGAACAGAAAACGGGGCGGACTGTCGGTTTCAGCACGGTTCACACGACGCTGCAACGGCTGGCTGAGAAAGGTTTTTTAAGCTCTCACATGGGTGGTGCAACAGCCGAACGCGGTGGCCGACGAAAGCGATTCTTTACCGTTACGGTCGCCGGTCGACGAGCCTTGCAGGATGTCAAACAAGTGCGGGAAGAGTTATGGAATGCCCTCCCACCCCAAACGCTGCAACTCATGGGCGGGTAA